One window of the bacterium genome contains the following:
- a CDS encoding DUF362 domain-containing protein, with product MKSDVYFVKVGRENTEERVLALKNLLEKITPFSEFNKDEIIPVKLTIGDSSCIYNISPELVKLIVREIKKKGAKPFLFDTSVIYKGNRQNALSHLELVEKKGFSYSNVGCPFIIADGIFGEAGKEFKLDSPNIERIKIPSFVGMLDNLVVLSHTTGHIISGYAGSIKNVAMGMSTRATKQTIHSSLKPHILEEKCSACGCCISICPASSISFKNKKAFINQGLCMGCGECLCACKSDAIFVNWKEDPYIFCKRMVEVASFILLKFKNKFFINFAFDITKECDCISKKGDEMIANNLGILASYDILSLDKACLDLAYKNKRTDFLFNKRDLCEAMLEYAKNLGLGNLEYNLVSVY from the coding sequence ATGAAATCTGATGTGTATTTTGTTAAGGTAGGGAGAGAGAATACAGAAGAGAGGGTTTTGGCTTTAAAAAACCTGCTTGAAAAAATTACTCCCTTTTCAGAATTTAATAAGGATGAGATTATTCCTGTCAAGCTTACCATTGGAGATTCTTCCTGCATCTATAATATTAGTCCAGAGCTGGTTAAGCTTATAGTTAGAGAGATAAAAAAGAAAGGGGCGAAACCATTCCTTTTTGATACATCGGTTATCTACAAAGGCAACAGGCAGAATGCCCTTAGTCATCTAGAGCTTGTTGAGAAAAAAGGGTTTTCCTATTCCAATGTAGGTTGCCCATTTATCATTGCTGATGGTATTTTTGGAGAGGCAGGAAAGGAATTTAAACTAGATTCCCCAAATATAGAGAGAATAAAAATTCCCTCTTTTGTGGGTATGCTAGACAACCTGGTTGTTCTTTCTCATACAACAGGACATATAATCTCAGGATATGCCGGTAGTATAAAAAATGTGGCAATGGGTATGTCAACCCGGGCTACAAAACAAACCATCCATTCCTCACTTAAGCCACATATTTTAGAGGAAAAATGTAGTGCCTGCGGATGTTGCATTTCTATTTGTCCTGCTTCTTCTATTTCTTTTAAGAACAAAAAGGCTTTTATTAACCAGGGGTTGTGTATGGGTTGTGGTGAGTGCCTTTGTGCCTGCAAATCTGATGCTATATTTGTAAATTGGAAGGAAGACCCTTATATATTTTGTAAGAGAATGGTTGAGGTGGCAAGCTTTATCCTTCTTAAGTTTAAAAATAAATTCTTCATAAATTTTGCCTTTGATATAACCAAGGAATGCGATTGCATTTCAAAAAAGGGTGATGAGATGATTGCAAATAATCTAGGAATACTTGCCTCCTATGATATTTTAAGCCTGGATAAGGCATGTTTAGACCTAGCCTATAAAAACAAAAGGACAGATTTTCT
- a CDS encoding aminopeptidase: MREIEKIYKINLDTKDNEKILIITDCFNKEISEIAILFRDIGKRLGFNTNLCSYPPLSSHGEEPPKEVWEKAGFKITKEIFEKIKGKEPVFLDISNPPDILISITNFSTSHTSFRKILTKNGTRYASMPLFEKSMLFGPLDIDYEKMNSLGEKIKGILEKGENIKVSSPSGTELMFNIKGRKIIIDNGLITKKGDFGNLPAGEVFLAPREKSCNGVLVIEVMEKRRLKSPLFAKIENGVVIGLSGEKEAKERLEGIFSKHPLARNIAEFGMGINDKASNPTNILEAEKILGTCHIAFGDNSGFGGNIFVPFHEDYVVFSPTIELDGKKI; encoded by the coding sequence ATGAGAGAAATTGAAAAGATTTATAAAATAAATTTGGATACGAAGGATAATGAAAAAATCCTTATCATCACCGATTGCTTCAATAAGGAGATAAGTGAGATAGCCATTCTTTTCAGAGATATAGGAAAAAGGCTTGGTTTTAATACAAATCTTTGCTCCTATCCTCCCCTTTCATCGCATGGAGAGGAGCCACCAAAAGAGGTATGGGAAAAGGCAGGCTTTAAGATAACAAAAGAAATTTTTGAGAAAATAAAAGGGAAAGAGCCTGTTTTTCTTGATATTTCAAACCCACCAGACATTTTAATCTCAATTACAAATTTTTCCACCTCACATACAAGCTTTAGGAAAATATTAACAAAAAATGGAACAAGGTATGCAAGTATGCCTCTCTTTGAAAAATCTATGCTCTTTGGTCCGTTAGATATTGATTACGAAAAAATGAATAGCTTGGGAGAAAAAATAAAAGGGATTTTAGAAAAAGGGGAAAACATAAAGGTTTCATCCCCTTCTGGCACAGAGCTAATGTTTAACATAAAGGGAAGGAAAATTATAATAGACAATGGATTGATAACAAAAAAGGGAGATTTTGGTAATCTTCCAGCCGGCGAGGTCTTTCTTGCACCAAGGGAGAAAAGTTGTAATGGTGTTTTGGTAATTGAGGTAATGGAAAAAAGGAGGCTTAAATCTCCCTTATTTGCAAAGATAGAGAATGGGGTGGTCATAGGGCTTTCTGGAGAAAAAGAGGCAAAGGAAAGACTTGAAGGAATATTTTCAAAACATCCCCTTGCAAGGAACATCGCAGAGTTTGGAATGGGAATAAATGATAAAGCAAGTAATCCAACAAATATCCTTGAGGCAGAAAAAATATTAGGAACCTGCCATATTGCCTTTGGTGATAATTCAGGCTTTGGTGGAAATATATTTGTCCCATTCCACGAAGACTATGTTGTTTTCTCTCCAACCATAGAGCTTGATGGAAAAAAGATTTAG
- a CDS encoding GNAT family N-acetyltransferase translates to MIIELTSDDIQQAKAIFYSYPHHFNKLGLLKLEEEMIDYVNNPDFSKRCFFVEKERHQVLGVIGYSRSLKNPYEFEVTWLAVRADFKRKGIGKRLIEHLEKRVKALSGEILVVYTPDDIGSISFYEKMGFIQSGGLSSDNKIGYKKTIKVQKPTFRSREMIGIYER, encoded by the coding sequence ATGATTATAGAATTAACAAGCGATGATATACAACAAGCAAAGGCAATATTTTATTCATATCCACATCATTTTAATAAACTTGGTCTCCTCAAGCTTGAGGAGGAGATGATCGATTATGTTAACAATCCAGATTTTTCAAAAAGATGCTTCTTTGTTGAGAAAGAAAGGCATCAAGTTTTGGGTGTCATTGGATATTCAAGGAGTTTAAAAAATCCCTATGAATTTGAGGTTACATGGCTTGCTGTCCGAGCTGATTTTAAAAGAAAGGGTATAGGAAAAAGGCTAATTGAGCATCTTGAGAAGAGGGTAAAAGCTCTTTCAGGAGAGATATTGGTAGTTTATACACCCGATGATATTGGTTCTATAAGCTTTTATGAGAAGATGGGCTTTATACAAAGCGGAGGGCTTTCCTCAGATAATAAAATTGGCTATAAGAAGACAATAAAGGTTCAAAAGCCAACATTTAGGTCAAGAGAAATGATCGGAATTTATGAAAGATGA
- a CDS encoding histidine phosphatase family protein, with translation MSECILIRHAQTDWNKRKVFRGRKDVELNRTGIRQAEKTSTLLAELPVETIYTSPLKRALITAQILKRPHPNVEVKEVSSFIDIDYGEWQGLSEDDVKNNKLYLDWITKPESVTFPGGESLEDVKNRALPVFEEIVQTCKLSIVVTHRIVIKIILLHIMGLKLSSFWSVRQDPCGITRIEFIDNKFIISSLNETHHLYKPSAEVKEDF, from the coding sequence ATGAGTGAGTGTATATTGATAAGGCATGCCCAGACAGATTGGAATAAAAGAAAGGTCTTCAGGGGAAGAAAAGATGTTGAACTAAACAGAACAGGTATTCGTCAAGCGGAAAAAACATCAACCCTCCTGGCAGAGCTTCCTGTTGAGACAATCTATACAAGCCCCCTTAAAAGGGCATTGATTACAGCCCAGATACTAAAAAGGCCACATCCGAATGTAGAGGTAAAGGAGGTTTCTTCATTTATTGACATTGATTATGGGGAATGGCAGGGGCTTTCAGAGGATGATGTAAAGAATAACAAGCTTTATTTAGATTGGATAACAAAACCTGAAAGTGTCACCTTTCCAGGAGGGGAATCACTGGAGGATGTTAAAAATAGGGCTCTTCCTGTTTTTGAGGAGATTGTCCAAACCTGTAAACTTTCAATCGTGGTAACCCATCGGATTGTAATTAAAATTATTCTTCTCCATATTATGGGGCTTAAGCTTTCATCTTTCTGGAGTGTCCGCCAGGATCCTTGTGGAATAACAAGGATTGAATTTATAGATAACAAATTCATCATCTCTAGCCTAAATGAGACCCATCACCTCTATAAACCATCAGCAGAGGTAAAAGAGGATTTTTAA
- a CDS encoding ribulose-phosphate 3-epimerase, with amino-acid sequence MLVYPAILTEKKEELGKMLKIASAFCKNVHIDIMDGIFVPSKSIGYDDLIETDLFMEIHLMVSSPIDYIEGFKRKGAKRIIFHIEGKDSPEEAIKKIKDGGLEVGISLNPETPISKLKPFLDNLDLVLIMSVVPGFYGSTFIPDVLSKAKKLKKERSDLCLEMDGGIKLSNISLLKDAGIDIAAVGSEIFKASNPSFVFNELSKV; translated from the coding sequence ATGCTTGTTTATCCTGCTATTCTAACAGAAAAAAAAGAGGAATTGGGGAAGATGTTAAAGATAGCAAGCGCTTTTTGTAAGAATGTTCATATAGATATTATGGATGGAATTTTTGTCCCTTCTAAAAGCATAGGCTATGATGACCTTATTGAAACAGACCTCTTTATGGAAATACACCTTATGGTTAGCTCTCCCATAGATTATATAGAAGGCTTTAAAAGAAAGGGTGCAAAGAGGATAATCTTTCATATTGAGGGGAAGGATTCTCCAGAGGAGGCAATAAAAAAAATAAAGGATGGAGGTTTAGAGGTAGGCATCTCGCTTAATCCCGAAACACCTATTTCCAAACTCAAGCCATTCCTTGATAATCTGGATCTTGTGCTTATTATGAGCGTTGTCCCTGGTTTTTATGGAAGCACATTTATACCCGATGTTCTTTCTAAAGCAAAAAAGCTCAAAAAAGAAAGATCAGACCTTTGTCTTGAGATGGATGGTGGCATAAAGCTTTCAAATATTTCCCTTTTAAAAGATGCAGGGATTGATATTGCCGCGGTTGGATCAGAGATATTCAAAGCATCAAACCCATCTTTTGTTTTTAATGAGCTTTCAAAGGTATGA
- a CDS encoding tetratricopeptide repeat protein, whose product MKRIWDLGFRNLGLLLFIISLNIFAQNLPYEFYKNGLFNLTQGYLRDTQEEDGLFLKAESLFFLCSYKTAYKNYLILKEISLDEERLSTVYYRIADCLWFIDKKEEAISSYQEALSRYPNNPSSSYAIFRIIQYYLEIKDYDRAVSLFSSYLIDYPNLPWKDSVFYSIAVSFEEIKDYNRVISYYKKILETSKDDLLRRNSLSSLARIYYENGDFEKSLFYANCLVKSYPSDSSFILLFSCLFNMKRFEDAVSVFPKISSPTKELYLAQAESLYSLGRFNEAVDFYKKGGAKTGISFSYLKLSKIDLALEELKKIGDDRSLYLIAQIGEDNEKIKAYEKIIADYPKSSFREEAFLRLSLLYLKIGSITECLVMCDEMIKEYPKTPLSLTCLYNVGISLDNEEYLWRIVSLYPNFSKNPEILYKIGDNRMKKGQYKEAIDAFSSLIEKYPKSELFGYSLYNTAFLYNKIGNPKKARLVYKTIPAIDKELGERALFYSANISFNLKDYGLAISDYQSLIKQYPKSSFVSASIYQIGWCYYKKERFDDARKYFTKIILNYKESPYFSCSIYWLAWTYFEEGRYDEAIEAYLRLQREFPEDSLSKDAYLRIGLCFYNQGEYKEAISSYQKLVEKGADKALMEEALYQIGEAFIKDNKPGAAINYYNLFLEKGQEKEMAKKIRKRIAQIYYLEGKKKDSREEYKKLLSEDLTDDEKADAYYWIGRTYLPDAKEEAIVYFRKVAELYQSSEWAADSLFRIGVILYSSGDYEDAYFEFKRLIKNYPKRDDLIKEAKAYITKIEKR is encoded by the coding sequence ATGAAAAGAATTTGGGATTTGGGATTTAGGAATTTAGGACTTTTATTGTTCATCATTTCATTAAATATATTTGCCCAGAATCTCCCCTATGAATTTTACAAAAATGGGCTATTTAATCTTACTCAAGGTTATTTAAGGGATACACAAGAAGAGGATGGCCTTTTTCTTAAGGCAGAATCTTTATTCTTTCTATGTTCCTATAAAACGGCATATAAAAATTATTTAATCCTTAAAGAAATCTCCCTGGATGAAGAAAGGCTTTCTACTGTATATTACAGGATTGCTGATTGCCTGTGGTTCATCGATAAAAAAGAAGAGGCAATTTCTTCCTATCAAGAAGCACTTTCAAGATACCCCAATAACCCATCATCCTCTTATGCCATCTTTAGAATTATCCAATATTATCTTGAAATAAAGGATTATGATCGGGCTGTTTCGCTATTTTCTTCATACCTTATAGATTATCCAAACCTTCCCTGGAAAGACAGCGTCTTTTATTCCATAGCAGTGTCATTTGAAGAAATCAAGGATTATAACAGGGTTATTTCCTATTACAAAAAGATTTTGGAAACATCAAAGGATGATCTCTTAAGAAGAAATTCCCTATCCTCCCTGGCAAGAATTTATTATGAGAATGGTGATTTTGAGAAATCCCTATTCTATGCAAACTGCCTGGTTAAATCATACCCATCAGATTCCTCCTTTATTCTTCTATTTTCTTGCCTTTTTAATATGAAAAGATTTGAAGATGCGGTTTCTGTTTTTCCAAAAATTTCATCTCCCACAAAGGAGCTTTATCTTGCACAAGCAGAAAGTTTATATAGCCTTGGGAGATTTAATGAGGCAGTGGATTTCTATAAAAAAGGAGGGGCAAAAACAGGCATTTCATTTTCTTATCTTAAGCTTTCTAAAATAGACCTTGCCTTAGAGGAGCTAAAGAAAATAGGCGATGATAGAAGCTTATATCTTATAGCCCAAATAGGAGAGGATAATGAAAAGATTAAGGCGTATGAGAAGATTATTGCAGATTACCCAAAAAGCAGCTTTAGGGAGGAGGCATTTTTAAGGCTCTCTCTTTTGTATCTTAAAATTGGAAGTATAACAGAATGCTTGGTAATGTGTGATGAAATGATAAAGGAATACCCAAAGACCCCCCTTTCCCTTACTTGCCTTTACAATGTAGGAATAAGCCTTGATAATGAAGAATACCTTTGGCGCATTGTTTCTCTATACCCAAATTTCTCAAAAAATCCCGAGATTCTTTACAAAATTGGTGATAATAGGATGAAAAAGGGACAATACAAAGAGGCAATAGATGCCTTTTCTTCTTTAATAGAAAAATACCCAAAGAGTGAATTGTTTGGCTATAGCCTCTACAATACGGCATTCCTTTATAATAAAATTGGGAATCCAAAGAAGGCAAGGCTGGTGTATAAAACCATTCCTGCCATTGATAAAGAATTAGGAGAAAGGGCATTGTTTTATTCAGCAAACATATCATTTAACCTCAAGGATTATGGCCTGGCAATTTCAGATTATCAAAGCCTTATAAAGCAATATCCAAAATCAAGCTTTGTTTCTGCCTCAATATACCAGATAGGGTGGTGCTATTATAAAAAGGAAAGGTTTGATGATGCCAGAAAATATTTTACCAAGATAATCTTAAATTATAAAGAAAGCCCATATTTTTCTTGTTCTATTTATTGGCTTGCCTGGACTTACTTTGAGGAGGGAAGGTATGATGAGGCAATTGAGGCATATTTAAGGCTACAAAGGGAGTTTCCCGAGGATAGCCTATCAAAGGATGCCTATCTTAGAATAGGCTTGTGTTTTTATAATCAGGGTGAATACAAAGAGGCAATTTCTTCCTATCAAAAGCTTGTTGAAAAAGGGGCTGATAAAGCCTTAATGGAGGAGGCATTGTATCAAATAGGAGAGGCATTTATAAAGGACAATAAACCAGGGGCTGCCATAAATTATTATAATCTTTTCCTTGAAAAAGGGCAGGAGAAAGAGATGGCTAAAAAGATAAGAAAAAGGATTGCCCAAATCTATTATTTAGAGGGAAAGAAAAAGGATTCTAGAGAGGAATATAAAAAGCTTCTCTCAGAAGACCTTACGGATGATGAAAAAGCTGATGCATATTATTGGATAGGAAGGACATATTTACCCGATGCAAAGGAGGAGGCAATTGTTTATTTTAGAAAGGTAGCTGAGCTTTATCAAAGCTCAGAATGGGCAGCTGATTCCCTCTTTAGAATAGGTGTTATCCTTTATTCCTCTGGCGATTATGAGGATGCATATTTTGAATTTAAAAGGCTAATAAAAAATTATCCTAAGAGGGATGATTTGATAAAAGAGGCAAAGGCATATATTACGAAAATTGAGAAGAGATGA
- a CDS encoding PorV/PorQ family protein — MKRISQDSGVIWCSGASRLIWCSSVLVFFCFLTIGSSAFGVDYTATSPLQFLKIKPCRVSSLGGAFVGVNEPSFENPASLGGAKVAEIGLSYNSYLAGIDISSLSYLHPTEEMGCFGFSLLYLKTPDILKTKDGGIEDGKFSCSDISASIGYGRNISPDIAIGGTFKFIRESIDDKAVNTGAADLGIQYRPFLKDITIGLCLSNLGKSIKYTNKKEDLPLTMKGGISVNCLDKTLLSTIELDKSIDSDVILRLGFENVLMNKVFLRAGYSTEADIGSGISLGLGLKLSKYFFDMSYLPFQDLGNTMQGSFYIKFLEEE, encoded by the coding sequence ATGAAAAGAATAAGTCAGGACTCAGGAGTCATCTGGTGCTCGGGTGCTAGTAGGCTGATCTGGTGCTCTAGTGTTCTGGTGTTCTTCTGTTTTTTGACGATTGGCTCTTCTGCATTTGGGGTAGATTATACAGCGACCAGCCCTTTGCAATTCTTAAAGATTAAGCCTTGCCGGGTTTCCTCTTTAGGGGGTGCATTTGTGGGGGTTAATGAACCATCTTTTGAAAACCCAGCATCCCTTGGAGGTGCAAAGGTAGCCGAAATTGGGCTTTCTTATAATTCATACCTTGCGGGAATAGATATTTCTTCATTATCTTACCTCCATCCCACAGAGGAGATGGGTTGTTTTGGGTTTAGTCTCCTTTATCTCAAAACCCCAGATATTTTAAAAACAAAGGATGGAGGCATAGAAGATGGCAAATTCTCTTGCTCTGATATTTCAGCAAGTATAGGATATGGAAGAAACATAAGCCCTGATATTGCAATAGGAGGAACATTTAAATTCATCAGGGAAAGCATAGATGATAAAGCTGTAAATACAGGTGCAGCTGATCTTGGGATTCAATACAGACCATTTTTAAAAGATATTACAATTGGTCTTTGCCTTTCAAACCTCGGAAAATCAATAAAATACACAAACAAAAAGGAGGATTTACCCCTTACCATGAAGGGAGGAATTTCTGTAAATTGCCTTGATAAGACCCTTCTTTCTACAATAGAGCTTGATAAATCCATAGATTCTGATGTAATTTTAAGGCTAGGCTTTGAAAATGTATTGATGAATAAGGTATTTCTTAGAGCAGGATATTCCACAGAGGCCGATATTGGTTCGGGTATTTCACTTGGTTTGGGATTGAAGCTTTCAAAATACTTCTTTGATATGTCCTATCTTCCCTTTCAAGATCTTGGAAACACAATGCAAGGCTCATTCTATATAAAGTTTTTAGAGGAAGAATAA